The Salvelinus sp. IW2-2015 unplaced genomic scaffold, ASM291031v2 Un_scaffold1571, whole genome shotgun sequence genome window below encodes:
- the LOC112071288 gene encoding hepatocyte nuclear factor 3-beta: MMLGAVKMEGHEHTDWSTYYGEPECYTSVGNMNTGLGMNSMNTYMSMSGMSTTGNMAANPMNMSYVNTAMSPSMTGMSPGTGAMNGMGAGMTAGMTAMSATLSPSMSPMTAQPPSMNLTSYANMNAMSPMYGQSSINRSRDPKTYRRSYTHAKPPYSYISLITMAIQQSPSKMLTLAEVYQWIMDLFPFYRQNQQRWQNSIRHSLSFNDCFLKVPRSPDKPGKGSFWTLHPDSGNMFENGCYLRRQKRFKCDGQKKMCKESGRKTSEGGSNSSSESCNGNESPHSNSSPNDHKRSLSDMKSIQALSPEHAASPVSHSQVHGHLMSQHDSVLAHEAHLKPEHHYSFNHPFSINNLMSSEQQHHKMDLKTYEQVMHYSGYGSPMAGALSMGSMGKMGLDSSSIPADASYYQGVYSRPIMNSS; the protein is encoded by the exons ATGATGCTTGGAGCAGTTAAAATGGAAGGACACGAACACACAGACTGGAGCACCTACTACGGAGAGCCCGAG TGTTACACCTCGGTTGGCAACATGAACACAGGCCTGGGCATGAACTCAATGAACACCTACATGAGCATGTCGGGCATGAGCACCACGGGCAACATGGCAGCCAACCCCATGAACATGTCCTATGTCAACACGGCCATGAGCCCCTCCATGACCGGAATGTCACCGGGCACCGGAGCCATGAACGGCATGGGCGCTGGCATGACCGCTGGCATGACAGCCATGAGCGCCACGCTCAGTCCCAGCATGAGCCCCATGACCGCGCAGCCTCCGTCCATGAACCTTACGTCCTACGCCAACATGAACGCCATGAGCCCCATGTATGGACAGTCCAGCATCAACAGATCTAGGGACCCCAAGACATACCGGAGGAGCTACACTCACGCCAAGCCCCCGTACTCTTACATTTCTCTCATCactatggctatccaacagtCCCCCAGCAAGATGCTGACGCTGGCCGAGGTCTATCAGTGGATCATGGATCTTTTCCCGTTTTACCGACAGAACCAGCAACGCTGGCAGAACTCAATTCGCCATTCTCTATCGTTCAATGATTGTTTCCTCAAAGTGCCTAGATCTCCGGATAAACCCGGTAAGGGCTCGTTTTGGACCCTCCACCCGGATTCGGGGAACATGTTCGAGAACGGCTGTTATCTGAGGAGGCAGAAGCGGTTTAAGTGTGACGGCCAAAAGAAGATGTGCAAGGAGTCAGGAAGGAAGACATCCGAGGGCGGCTCGAACAGCAGCTCGGAGAGTTGCAACGGCAACGAGTCCCCCCATTCCAACTCCTCCCCCAACGATCACAAAAGGTCTCTGTCAGACATGAAGTCGATTCAGGCTCTGAGTCCCGAGCACGCCGCCTCACCGGTGTCCCACTCCCAGGTGCATGGGCACCTCATGTCCCAGCATGACTCGGTCCTCGCACACGAAGCGCACCTGAAACCCGAGCATCACTACTCGTTCAACCACCCCTTCTCCATCAACAACCTCATGTCCTCGGAGCAACAGCATCACAAAATGGACCTAAAGACTTACGAGCAGGTGATGCACTATTCCGGCTACGGTTCCCCCATGGCCGGGGCCCTATCCATGGGTTCAATGGGAAAAATGGGCTTAGATTCCTCGTCAATACCCGCTGACGCATCTTACTATCAAGGCGTCTACTCCAGGCCTATTATGAACTCTTCATAA